From Nilaparvata lugens isolate BPH chromosome 7, ASM1435652v1, whole genome shotgun sequence, one genomic window encodes:
- the LOC120352188 gene encoding coagulation factor V-like has translation MADCVTHTIEPTLSPHTIEPTVSPHTIEPTLSPHTIELTVSPNTIEPTLSPHTIEPTLSPHNIEPTVSLYTIEPTLSPHNIEPTVSLYTIEPTLSPHNIEPTVLLYTIEPTLSPQNIELTVSPHTIEPTVSLYIIEPTLSPHNIEPTVSPHNIEPTLSPHNIEPTVSLYTIEPLSTLSPHNIEPTVSPHIIEPTLSPHNNEPTVSLYTIEPTLSPHNIELTVSLYTIEPTLSSHNIEQTVSLYTIETTLSPHIIEPTVSPHIIDPTLSPHSIEPTVSPHIIDPTLSPHSIEPTVSPHIIEPTLSSHNIEPTVSLYTIEPTFVTPQH, from the exons CCGACTGTGTCACTCACACCATTGAGCCTACTTTGTCACCTCACACCATTGAGCCGACTGTGTCACCCCACACCATTGAGCCGACTCTGTCACCTCACACCATTGAGCTGACTGTGTCACCCAACACCATTGAGCCGACTCTGTCACCTCACACCATTGAGCCTACTTTGTCACCCCACAACATTGAGCCAACTGTGTCACTCTACACCATTGAGCCTACTTTGTCACCCCACAACATTGAGCCAACTGTGTCACTCTACACCATTGAGCCTACTTTGTCACCCCACAACATTGAGCCGACTGTGTTGCTCTACACCATTGAGCCTACTTTGTCACCCCAAAACATTGAGCTGACTGTGTCACCTCACACCATTGAGCCAACTGTGTCACTCTACATCATTGAGCCTACTTTGTCACCCCACAACATTGAGCCAACTGTGTCACCCCACAACATTGAGCCTACTTTGTCACCCCACAACATTGAGCCGACTGTGTCACTCTACACCATTGAGCCACTTT CCACTTTGTCACCCCACAACATTGAGCCGACTGTGTCACCTCACATCATTGAGCCTACTTTGTCACCCCACAACAATGAGCCGACTGTTTCACTCTACACCATTGAGCCTACTTTATCACCCCACAACATTGAGCTGACTGTGTCACTCTACACCATTGAGCCTACTTTGTCATCCCACAACATTGAGCAGACTGTGTCACTCTACACCATTGAGACTACTTTGTCACCCCACATCATTGAGCCGACTGTGTCACCTCACATCATTGACCCTACTTTGTCACCTCACAGCATTGAGCCGACTGTGTCACCTCACATCATTGACCCTACTTTGTCACCTCACAGCATTGAGCCGACTGTGTCACCTCACATCATTGAGCCTACTTTGTCATCCCACAACATTGAGCCGACTGTGTCACTCTACACCATTGAGCCCACCTTTGTCACCCCACAACATTGA